In Lacibacter sp. H375, one DNA window encodes the following:
- a CDS encoding lactate utilization protein B, translating to MSTSKLSHADAAEQFIKDEPRTNWHDETLWFVRQKRDKAAHGLPEWEQLREWASQIKDHTLSNLDNYLLEFERNANTNGVTIHWATDGADHNRIIFDIIQKNNIQKIVKSKSMLTEECGLNEFLHAKGIETVDTDLGERIVQLRHEAPSHIVLPAIHLKKQDVSDTFHEHLHTEKGNNDPQYLTEAARQHLREKFIESELAITGVNFAIAETGGFVVCTNEGNADMGAHAAKIHIACMGFEKMIPKAEHLSVFLRLLARSATGQPITTYSSHFHKPREGQEMHIVIVDNGRSRQLGRADFRNSLKCIRCAACFNTCPVYRRSGGHSYHTAVAGPIGSILNPNIDMRANADLPFASTLCGSCSNVCPVKIDIHDQLWKWRQVLVSEGFVDTTKKVGLKGMAFVLARPGLYRFAGKAGRAMMRMFPWLLNNKLNPWYKQREMPAPPKESFRDWYIKNKQQ from the coding sequence ATGAGTACAAGTAAACTTTCCCATGCTGATGCTGCAGAACAGTTCATTAAAGACGAACCAAGAACTAATTGGCATGATGAAACGCTTTGGTTCGTTCGGCAAAAAAGAGATAAGGCCGCTCATGGTTTACCCGAATGGGAACAGTTGAGAGAATGGGCTTCGCAAATCAAAGATCATACGCTTTCCAATCTCGATAATTATCTGTTGGAATTTGAGCGCAATGCAAACACCAATGGCGTTACTATCCATTGGGCAACAGATGGTGCAGATCATAACCGCATCATTTTCGACATCATTCAGAAAAATAATATTCAGAAGATCGTTAAGAGTAAGAGCATGCTTACGGAAGAATGTGGGCTGAATGAATTTCTGCATGCAAAAGGAATTGAAACAGTTGATACAGATCTTGGTGAACGTATTGTGCAGTTACGCCACGAAGCACCAAGTCATATTGTATTGCCCGCTATACATTTAAAGAAACAAGATGTAAGTGATACATTTCATGAACATCTACATACAGAAAAAGGGAATAACGATCCGCAATATTTAACCGAAGCTGCACGCCAGCATCTGCGTGAAAAATTTATTGAATCAGAACTTGCTATTACAGGCGTCAACTTTGCTATAGCAGAAACAGGTGGCTTTGTAGTTTGCACTAATGAAGGCAATGCCGATATGGGCGCACATGCTGCAAAAATTCATATTGCCTGTATGGGTTTTGAAAAGATGATTCCGAAAGCAGAACATCTTTCCGTGTTTCTTCGTTTGCTTGCAAGAAGTGCAACGGGTCAACCGATCACCACATACTCCAGTCATTTTCACAAACCAAGAGAAGGGCAGGAGATGCATATTGTGATTGTTGATAATGGAAGAAGCAGGCAACTTGGTCGTGCTGATTTCAGAAATTCATTGAAGTGCATCCGCTGTGCTGCATGTTTCAATACTTGTCCTGTTTACAGAAGAAGTGGCGGACATAGTTATCATACAGCTGTAGCTGGTCCCATTGGTTCTATACTCAATCCGAACATTGATATGCGTGCAAACGCTGATCTTCCATTTGCATCAACACTCTGCGGCAGTTGCAGCAATGTATGTCCGGTGAAAATTGACATTCATGACCAGTTGTGGAAATGGCGGCAGGTATTGGTTTCAGAAGGTTTTGTTGATACAACAAAGAAAGTTGGTTTGAAAGGAATGGCTTTTGTTTTGGCAAGACCGGGCTTATACCGCTTTGCAGGTAAAGCAGGAAGAGCAATGATGCGGATGTTCCCCTGGTTGCTAAATAACAAACTCAATCCCTGGTACAAGCAACGGGAAATGCCTGCACCGCCTAAGGAAAGTTTTCGTGATTGGTACATCAAGAACAAACAACAATGA
- a CDS encoding LutC/YkgG family protein — MSARETILKAITANKPTLVDLPAIDLAEVIQYNDLLQQYKTVLQSIGGGTVELQDLTSLKEELQTKKANGNFVVNRIPALGEVEESIAHLTATDLAAVETAYLEGTIAVAENGAIWLYESQMGNRLLPFICQHLVIVIEKKNIVPTMHHAYQQIESDKEGFGVFIAGPSKTADIEQSLVIGAHGARSLIVYII, encoded by the coding sequence ATGAGCGCAAGAGAAACGATATTAAAAGCTATTACAGCGAACAAGCCAACCTTGGTTGATCTGCCTGCAATTGATCTTGCTGAAGTAATTCAATACAACGATCTGTTACAGCAATACAAAACAGTTTTACAAAGCATTGGTGGTGGTACAGTTGAATTGCAGGACCTCACTTCATTAAAAGAAGAACTGCAGACAAAAAAAGCAAATGGCAATTTTGTTGTAAACAGAATTCCAGCGTTAGGAGAAGTAGAGGAATCAATCGCCCACTTAACAGCAACTGATCTTGCTGCAGTTGAAACTGCTTACTTGGAAGGAACAATTGCTGTAGCCGAGAATGGTGCCATCTGGTTGTATGAAAGCCAGATGGGCAATCGCTTACTGCCATTCATTTGTCAGCACCTCGTCATTGTAATTGAAAAGAAAAATATTGTACCAACAATGCATCATGCCTATCAGCAAATTGAAAGTGACAAAGAAGGCTTTGGTGTTTTCATAGCCGGTCCATCCAAAACAGCCGATATTGAACAATCATTGGTCATTGGCGCACATGGAGCAAGAAGTTTGATCGTATACATTATTTGA
- a CDS encoding FGGY-family carbohydrate kinase, which translates to MSKIPVIAIFDIGKTNKKLLLFDEHYKVVHEESRQLNEAKDEDGFACEDVELLAQWVNDSFETLLKDDRFQIKAVNFSAYGASFVYLDKNLKVIPPLYNYLKPYNPALQKKFYKDYGGESRVSKETASPVLGNLNSGMQLYRLKHEKPEIFAEIKYALHLPQYLCFLLSGKLHTDITSIGCHTNLWDFQEKHYHDWVKKEGVAEKFAPVLKSNAVAGYTDKKIPVGGGLHDSSSALIPYLASFHEPFILLSTGTWCITLNPFNHSQLSDLELHQDCLCYLSYEGNPVKASRLFAGYEHEQQTKRLAAFFKLPEDYYKTVECDEAIIDQLELGKTAMKKGADEVMIQQSVFAKRDLKKFKNYEQAYHQLIADIITQQLYSTNLVLKGTPVKRIFVDGGFGKNPIFMHMMAEVFTGIEVYAASVAQASALGAALVMHKHWNKKVLPTDIIELKYYSEQQKR; encoded by the coding sequence ATGAGTAAGATTCCCGTTATAGCGATTTTTGACATTGGTAAAACCAACAAGAAACTCTTGTTGTTTGATGAACATTATAAAGTTGTTCATGAAGAAAGCAGGCAGCTGAATGAAGCTAAAGATGAAGATGGTTTTGCATGTGAAGATGTGGAGCTGCTTGCACAATGGGTAAATGATTCATTTGAAACTTTATTGAAAGATGATCGCTTTCAAATCAAAGCGGTTAACTTTTCTGCCTACGGCGCAAGCTTTGTTTATCTCGATAAAAACCTCAAAGTTATTCCGCCGTTATATAATTACCTGAAGCCATACAATCCTGCATTACAGAAAAAATTCTATAAAGATTATGGTGGCGAAAGTCGTGTATCGAAAGAAACAGCATCACCTGTTTTAGGTAATCTTAATTCAGGCATGCAGTTATACCGGTTAAAACATGAAAAGCCGGAAATATTTGCTGAGATCAAATACGCACTGCATCTTCCACAGTATTTGTGTTTTCTGCTTTCCGGCAAATTGCATACTGATATTACAAGTATCGGTTGCCATACAAATCTCTGGGACTTCCAGGAAAAGCATTACCATGATTGGGTTAAGAAGGAAGGAGTTGCTGAAAAATTTGCGCCGGTTTTAAAAAGTAATGCTGTAGCTGGTTATACTGATAAAAAGATTCCGGTAGGAGGAGGTTTGCACGATAGTTCTTCTGCACTGATCCCTTACCTCGCATCGTTTCATGAACCGTTTATTCTGTTATCAACAGGCACATGGTGTATCACGTTAAATCCGTTCAACCATTCACAATTAAGTGATCTGGAATTACACCAGGATTGTCTCTGTTATCTATCATACGAAGGCAATCCCGTAAAAGCATCCCGTTTGTTTGCAGGTTACGAACATGAACAACAAACAAAACGATTAGCAGCCTTCTTTAAATTACCTGAAGATTATTATAAAACAGTTGAGTGCGACGAGGCCATCATTGATCAACTTGAGTTAGGCAAAACTGCTATGAAAAAAGGTGCTGATGAGGTGATGATCCAACAATCTGTTTTTGCTAAACGGGATCTGAAGAAGTTCAAAAATTACGAGCAGGCCTACCATCAATTAATAGCTGATATCATTACACAGCAATTATATAGTACCAATCTTGTTTTGAAAGGAACTCCGGTGAAACGTATTTTTGTTGACGGTGGTTTTGGAAAAAACCCCATCTTTATGCATATGATGGCGGAAGTGTTTACCGGAATTGAAGTTTATGCAGCATCGGTAGCTCAGGCTTCGGCATTAGGGGCAGCGTTGGTGATGCATAAACATTGGAACAAAAAAGTATTACCAACCGACATCATAGAATTGAAATATTACTCTGAACAACAGAAACGATGA
- a CDS encoding substrate-binding domain-containing protein: MSDNIYRHILIDEQSITPKYVQIVNSILKAVEMGSIGKDYLLPSINDLSFELSIARDTAEKAYRQLKQLGVVGSVPGKGYFISKTDIRQDIRVFLLFNKLSAHKKIIYDSFVATIGDQAAIDFYIYNNDYGLFKKLMQSRKKGYTHYVIIPHFLEGGENAHEVINEIDEGSLILLDKIIPGIKGEYGAVYENFEKDIFNALKAALPQLSNYQTLKIVFPSYTYFPNEILEGFERFCTEYAFAYRIVHEIAAEPIRKGEAYINLMEDDLVVLLEKIQETKLKLGKDIGIISYNETPWKRFILNGITTISTDFKKMGEMAAQAVLSNERKHEEVPFSLTLRDSL; this comes from the coding sequence ATGTCTGATAACATTTACCGCCATATTCTTATCGATGAACAGTCGATAACACCCAAGTACGTCCAAATCGTGAACTCTATTCTCAAGGCTGTAGAAATGGGTAGTATCGGTAAAGATTATTTACTTCCTTCCATAAACGACCTGAGTTTTGAATTGAGTATTGCACGTGATACAGCCGAAAAGGCCTACCGTCAATTAAAACAATTAGGAGTGGTTGGTTCGGTGCCGGGCAAAGGATATTTTATTTCCAAGACCGACATCAGGCAAGACATCAGGGTGTTTCTGCTGTTTAATAAACTGAGTGCGCACAAAAAGATCATTTATGATTCGTTTGTGGCAACCATCGGCGATCAGGCGGCCATCGACTTTTATATTTATAATAATGATTACGGGTTATTCAAAAAGTTGATGCAAAGTCGTAAGAAAGGTTATACGCATTATGTCATCATCCCGCATTTCCTGGAAGGCGGTGAAAATGCGCATGAAGTGATCAATGAAATTGATGAAGGCTCATTAATACTGCTCGATAAAATTATTCCCGGTATTAAAGGTGAATACGGCGCCGTGTATGAAAATTTTGAGAAAGATATTTTCAATGCGTTAAAAGCAGCGCTGCCGCAGTTGAGTAATTACCAGACCTTGAAAATCGTGTTTCCATCTTACACTTATTTCCCGAATGAGATACTGGAAGGCTTCGAACGTTTTTGTACGGAGTATGCTTTTGCTTACCGGATTGTACATGAAATTGCTGCTGAACCGATTCGTAAAGGTGAAGCCTATATCAATTTAATGGAAGATGACCTGGTTGTATTGCTTGAAAAAATACAGGAAACAAAGTTGAAGTTGGGAAAAGACATTGGCATTATCTCCTATAACGAAACACCATGGAAACGTTTTATCCTCAATGGCATCACCACCATTTCAACCGATTTTAAAAAGATGGGTGAAATGGCGGCACAGGCTGTTTTAAGCAATGAGCGCAAACATGAGGAAGTTCCCTTTTCATTGACGTTGAGAGATTCGTTGTAA
- the rhaT gene encoding L-rhamnose/proton symporter RhaT, whose translation MQVLLGVIFHFIGGFASGSFYIPYKKVKGWHWESYWIVGGLFSWLIVPPVAAYLTIPGFAEIIQGAAFPALCATFIFGVLWGIGGLTYGLGVRYLGVSLGSSIILGLCMVFGAIIPAIYYDFSPVAGKDTFSAMVGSTWGLTILAGLLLCIIGIIISGKAGVMKEKELKTAATDPHGAETSVEYKFGLGMFVAIVSGVLSACFNFGLEAGQEMATVANETWKAANPGEGEFLYRNNVIYVVLLWGGLTTNFIWCMILNARNKTFGDYTNQKTPLLRNYLFSALAGTTWFLQFFFYGMGESKLGNGPSSWILHMAFIILVANMWGLVLKEWKGVSKKTISTIIIGIIVIILSVLLVGYGNSLHV comes from the coding sequence ATGCAGGTATTACTCGGTGTTATTTTTCATTTCATAGGCGGTTTCGCATCAGGCAGTTTTTATATTCCTTACAAAAAGGTAAAAGGTTGGCATTGGGAAAGCTACTGGATTGTTGGTGGTTTATTCTCCTGGCTTATTGTTCCGCCTGTGGCTGCTTATTTAACCATTCCCGGTTTTGCAGAAATTATTCAAGGTGCAGCCTTCCCGGCTTTATGCGCCACATTCATCTTTGGTGTATTGTGGGGCATTGGTGGTTTAACCTACGGACTGGGTGTTCGCTATCTCGGCGTGTCGCTGGGTAGCAGCATTATCCTTGGGTTGTGTATGGTGTTTGGTGCCATCATCCCGGCTATTTATTACGATTTTAGTCCTGTTGCAGGAAAAGATACCTTCAGTGCAATGGTTGGCTCCACCTGGGGACTTACCATACTTGCTGGCCTTTTGCTTTGTATAATAGGTATTATCATCAGCGGTAAAGCTGGTGTTATGAAAGAGAAAGAATTGAAGACTGCCGCTACCGATCCTCATGGTGCAGAAACTTCTGTTGAATACAAATTTGGTCTCGGTATGTTCGTAGCCATTGTTTCAGGTGTGTTAAGTGCCTGTTTCAATTTTGGTTTAGAAGCAGGACAAGAGATGGCAACTGTTGCAAACGAAACCTGGAAAGCAGCTAATCCGGGCGAAGGCGAATTCCTTTACCGGAATAACGTTATTTATGTGGTGTTGCTTTGGGGTGGCTTAACCACCAACTTCATTTGGTGTATGATCTTAAATGCACGCAACAAAACATTTGGTGATTATACCAATCAGAAAACTCCGTTGTTACGCAACTATTTGTTCTCTGCTCTTGCAGGCACAACTTGGTTCTTACAATTCTTCTTTTATGGCATGGGCGAAAGCAAGTTAGGAAATGGTCCAAGCTCATGGATCTTACACATGGCCTTTATTATTCTGGTGGCCAACATGTGGGGACTTGTGTTGAAAGAATGGAAAGGTGTAAGTAAAAAAACAATTTCTACAATTATTATAGGCATCATTGTCATTATCCTCTCCGTATTACTGGTAGGGTATGGTAACAGCCTTCATGTTTAA
- a CDS encoding bifunctional aldolase/short-chain dehydrogenase, protein MSVATKDFKHVSYLWDDAKAAELAGDEVALLVYRSNLLGADLRLTNYGGGNTSCKAMAKDPLTGKEVEVMWVKGSGGDLGTMKRSGLAALYVDRLRSLKNIYRGIEHEDEMVELFNHCIYDLASKAPSIDTPLHGFLPFKHIDHLHPDAAIAIAAAKDGEKITKELFNGTIGWVKWQKPGFELGLMLKQCLDENPGIRGIMLGSHGLFTWGDTAYESYINTLEVIERCAEYLQDNISKQNAVFGNAKINSLPDADRKTQAAALAPVLRGFCSSQQKMIGHFTDDARVLEFINSNDLDRLAPLGTSCPDHFLRTKISPLVLNLEPGEDLSDVKKIKEKIKPLFEAYRAMYAEYYNTCKHANSPAMRDPNPVVILYPGVGMFTFAKDKQTARVAAEFYINAINVMKGAEAISSYTSLPRQEAFNIEYWLLEEAKLQRMPKPKALSGKIALITGSGGGIGKAIAKRFAEEGACVILNDMNPERLSEAKEEFVKQFGKDVVAADILDVTDTTTIASTLATSALAFGGVDIIVNNAGLSISKSIEDHTDKDWDLLYDVLVKGQFQVTQKAVEVMRKQELGGDVLNIVSKNALVSGPNNAGYGSAKAAQLHLSRLNAAELGKDKIRVNVVNPDAVIAGSNIWSGGWAEGRAKAYGITVEELPAYYAGRTLLNEIILPEDIANACFAFAGGLLGKSTGNVLNVDGGVANAFVR, encoded by the coding sequence ATGTCAGTAGCAACAAAAGATTTCAAACACGTAAGTTATTTGTGGGATGATGCAAAAGCAGCAGAGCTGGCTGGTGATGAAGTGGCATTACTCGTGTATCGTTCTAATTTATTGGGAGCCGATCTCCGTTTAACCAACTATGGTGGTGGTAACACTTCGTGCAAGGCAATGGCCAAAGATCCACTTACAGGAAAAGAAGTAGAAGTGATGTGGGTGAAGGGTAGTGGTGGCGATCTTGGCACCATGAAGCGTAGCGGATTAGCAGCATTATATGTTGATCGTTTACGCAGTTTAAAAAATATCTACCGTGGTATTGAGCACGAAGATGAAATGGTAGAACTCTTCAACCATTGTATTTATGATCTTGCTTCTAAAGCACCGTCTATCGATACGCCTTTGCATGGTTTTCTTCCATTCAAACATATCGATCACTTACATCCGGATGCAGCCATTGCAATTGCAGCTGCAAAAGATGGTGAAAAGATCACCAAAGAATTATTCAACGGAACAATTGGTTGGGTAAAATGGCAAAAGCCGGGCTTTGAACTGGGGTTGATGTTAAAGCAATGTTTGGATGAAAATCCAGGCATCCGTGGTATCATGCTCGGCTCACATGGTTTATTTACATGGGGCGATACAGCCTACGAATCATACATCAATACACTTGAAGTAATTGAACGTTGTGCTGAATATTTACAGGATAACATCAGCAAACAAAACGCAGTTTTTGGAAATGCAAAGATCAACTCATTGCCTGATGCTGATCGTAAAACTCAAGCAGCTGCATTAGCACCGGTGTTAAGAGGCTTCTGTTCATCACAACAAAAAATGATCGGTCATTTTACAGATGATGCACGTGTATTGGAATTCATCAACTCAAATGATCTTGATCGGTTGGCTCCATTGGGAACAAGCTGTCCCGATCACTTCTTGCGCACAAAAATTTCTCCGCTTGTATTAAATCTTGAACCGGGTGAAGATCTGAGTGATGTAAAAAAGATCAAAGAAAAAATAAAGCCGTTGTTTGAAGCATACCGTGCAATGTATGCTGAATATTATAACACTTGCAAGCATGCAAACAGTCCTGCCATGCGTGATCCCAATCCTGTGGTGATCCTTTATCCGGGTGTTGGTATGTTTACGTTTGCAAAAGACAAACAAACTGCAAGGGTAGCAGCAGAATTTTATATCAATGCTATTAATGTAATGAAAGGTGCAGAAGCAATTTCTTCATACACTTCATTACCACGCCAGGAAGCTTTCAATATTGAATACTGGTTGTTGGAAGAAGCAAAGCTTCAACGTATGCCTAAGCCAAAAGCATTGAGTGGAAAAATTGCACTCATTACCGGAAGCGGTGGTGGTATTGGTAAAGCAATTGCAAAACGTTTTGCTGAAGAAGGTGCATGCGTTATTCTGAATGATATGAATCCTGAACGCTTAAGCGAAGCAAAAGAAGAATTCGTTAAGCAGTTTGGTAAAGATGTGGTGGCTGCAGATATTCTTGATGTAACTGATACCACAACTATTGCATCTACACTTGCAACATCAGCACTTGCATTTGGTGGTGTTGATATTATTGTAAACAATGCCGGTCTTTCAATATCAAAATCAATTGAAGATCATACCGACAAAGACTGGGATCTTTTATATGATGTATTAGTAAAAGGTCAGTTCCAGGTAACACAAAAAGCGGTTGAAGTAATGCGGAAGCAAGAACTTGGCGGCGATGTGTTGAATATTGTAAGTAAGAATGCGTTAGTGAGTGGCCCTAATAACGCAGGTTATGGTTCAGCCAAAGCAGCGCAATTGCATTTATCAAGATTGAACGCAGCAGAATTAGGAAAAGATAAGATCAGAGTGAATGTGGTGAATCCTGATGCTGTTATTGCAGGTAGTAATATCTGGAGTGGTGGTTGGGCCGAAGGTCGTGCCAAGGCTTACGGTATTACAGTTGAAGAATTACCTGCATACTATGCCGGACGAACATTACTAAATGAAATCATTTTACCTGAAGATATTGCCAATGCATGTTTTGCTTTTGCAGGAGGTTTACTAGGCAAATCAACCGGTAACGTATTGAATGTAGATGGCGGTGTTGCCAATGCATTTGTACGTTAA
- a CDS encoding YtxH domain-containing protein, with amino-acid sequence MTSEAKLILGITGGLAAGLLIGYFTAPDKGSETRKKIMENSGKWKDSIAKMFKSSEDGEMYDHGIKEAKQSTSPL; translated from the coding sequence ATGACTTCTGAAGCAAAATTAATTTTAGGTATTACCGGCGGACTTGCTGCCGGCCTGTTGATCGGTTATTTTACTGCACCTGACAAGGGAAGTGAAACACGTAAAAAAATTATGGAGAATTCTGGCAAATGGAAAGACAGTATTGCAAAAATGTTTAAATCATCTGAAGATGGAGAAATGTATGACCACGGCATTAAAGAGGCAAAGCAATCTACGTCTCCTCTGTAA
- a CDS encoding (Fe-S)-binding protein, whose product MKVGLFIPCYIDQFYPQVGIATLQLLEKLGCNVSFPLNQTCCGQPMANSGFAALSKNCDKNFVANFRGFDYIVGPSGSCVLHLKEHLHDEQHPGEAEHIRKHVYELTEFLVDVLKVEKIDASFPYKVGLHNSCHGQRGLHLSSMSERMLPAFSKPQQLLSMVKGLQLTLPVRSDECCGFGGTFCVFEEAVSVKMGKDRITEHSANEVEYITGGDVSCLMHLEGILKRNGSNVKTIHIAEILNSHA is encoded by the coding sequence ATGAAAGTTGGATTATTTATTCCCTGTTATATCGATCAGTTTTATCCGCAGGTAGGTATTGCCACTTTACAACTATTAGAAAAACTGGGATGCAACGTTTCTTTCCCTCTCAATCAAACATGTTGTGGTCAACCAATGGCCAACAGCGGATTTGCAGCCCTGAGCAAAAATTGTGATAAAAACTTTGTAGCCAATTTCCGTGGTTTCGATTATATCGTTGGCCCATCGGGCAGTTGTGTGTTGCATTTAAAAGAACACCTCCACGATGAGCAACATCCGGGTGAAGCTGAGCACATTCGCAAACATGTATACGAGCTTACTGAATTTTTAGTTGATGTATTGAAGGTAGAAAAGATCGATGCATCATTTCCTTACAAAGTTGGTTTGCATAACAGTTGTCATGGCCAGCGTGGTTTGCATCTTTCATCCATGAGTGAACGGATGTTACCTGCGTTTTCAAAACCACAGCAATTGTTGAGCATGGTTAAAGGTTTGCAACTTACACTCCCTGTTCGTAGTGATGAGTGTTGCGGCTTTGGCGGAACGTTTTGTGTATTTGAAGAAGCAGTGAGTGTGAAGATGGGAAAGGATAGAATAACTGAACACTCTGCCAACGAAGTTGAATACATTACCGGTGGTGATGTAAGCTGTTTAATGCATTTAGAAGGTATCTTGAAGCGAAATGGAAGTAACGTGAAAACAATTCATATTGCAGAAATTTTAAACAGCCACGCATGA
- a CDS encoding sugar isomerase produces MLLEKNRIAEFNGIHAADHKRKFDFVSSEINNVEEVLQKLIDFQVAIPSWALGTGGTRFGRFAGAGEPGNLEQKLEDVGLLHALNQSSGAISLHIPWDIPENYASIKATAAQLGLKFDAVNSNTFQDQKDQELSYKFGSLQHVNKAVRKQAIDHNIEVIKHGVELGSTALTVWLSDGSCFPGQLNFRKAFQNTLESLQEIYAALPADWKVFVEYKAFEPNFYSMTVGDWGQSLLYANKLGPKAYTLVDLGHHLPNANIEQIVALLLMEGKLAGFHFNDSKYGDDDLTVGSIKPYQLFLIFNELVEGMDARGMDHTTDLGWMIDASHNVKDPLEDLLQSVEAIMIAYAQALTVDRKKLNAAQEANDVVAAQEVLQNTFRTDLRALVAEARLRSGAALYPLQFFREQKLRDQLIKERGSKTVATGL; encoded by the coding sequence ATGTTGTTAGAAAAAAACAGGATCGCTGAGTTTAACGGAATACACGCAGCAGATCACAAACGCAAATTCGATTTCGTTTCTTCAGAAATAAATAATGTGGAAGAAGTGCTGCAAAAGCTCATCGACTTCCAGGTGGCAATTCCCAGTTGGGCATTAGGCACAGGCGGTACACGCTTTGGCCGTTTTGCAGGTGCAGGTGAGCCGGGCAATCTTGAACAAAAGTTAGAAGATGTTGGTTTGCTGCATGCACTCAACCAATCGAGTGGTGCAATTTCTTTACACATCCCTTGGGATATTCCTGAGAACTATGCATCCATTAAAGCCACTGCTGCACAGTTGGGTTTAAAGTTCGATGCGGTGAACTCTAACACATTCCAGGATCAGAAAGACCAGGAGCTGAGTTATAAATTCGGTTCATTGCAACATGTAAACAAGGCTGTACGCAAACAAGCCATTGATCATAACATCGAAGTTATTAAACATGGTGTTGAGCTTGGTTCAACTGCGTTAACAGTATGGTTGAGCGATGGCAGCTGTTTTCCCGGTCAATTGAATTTCAGAAAAGCATTTCAGAATACATTGGAAAGTCTGCAGGAAATTTATGCAGCTTTACCGGCTGATTGGAAAGTGTTTGTTGAATACAAAGCATTTGAACCAAACTTCTACTCAATGACGGTAGGCGATTGGGGACAATCATTGTTGTATGCAAATAAACTCGGACCAAAAGCATATACATTGGTAGATCTTGGTCATCATCTTCCGAATGCAAACATTGAACAGATCGTTGCTTTGTTGTTAATGGAAGGCAAGCTTGCCGGTTTCCATTTCAACGATAGTAAATATGGTGATGATGATTTAACTGTGGGCAGCATCAAACCTTATCAACTGTTTTTAATTTTTAATGAACTGGTTGAAGGTATGGATGCAAGAGGAATGGATCATACAACTGATCTCGGCTGGATGATCGATGCAAGCCACAACGTAAAAGATCCGTTAGAAGATCTCTTGCAATCTGTAGAAGCCATCATGATCGCTTATGCACAGGCGTTAACTGTTGATCGTAAGAAATTAAATGCTGCACAGGAAGCAAATGATGTGGTGGCTGCACAGGAAGTGTTGCAGAATACATTCCGTACTGATTTGAGAGCATTGGTTGCTGAGGCAAGATTGAGAAGTGGAGCAGCGTTATATCCTTTACAGTTTTTCCGTGAGCAGAAACTCAGGGATCAACTGATCAAAGAAAGAGGCAGTAAGACTGTGGCAACAGGACTGTGA